caaattaattaagataATACAAATTAAGTTTTGATAATTATTATCAACATATCTTACCTTTCAAAATTGCAAGTTGCCTTTCAACTAACAAGTGAATTGACAACTATAATCAACTGACAGTAGGTATTAGAAGTTGCAGGTAAGTGATatcattcaagattcaagattcaaagcatttattgtcatgtgcacagtgaggaaaaccaagtttccctgtacaatgaaattctttctttgctgtctaCACTGAATGCCAAGACAAATgcaaactatgtaaaaaaataaaaacagacatacacatatatactaacaaacataataaagtatagctatgttgcagaagtagaaatatagattatgtatatagaaatatagactatgtacatctgtatgtgtgagtgtgcaatgttgacttgtgcaaaacaatagtacagtaacgtgcaatattgacttgtgcaaaacaatattacagtacatgtagtaacagtaatgtgttcacatgtagcagtaatatgaagtatatctctgtacaatattgacttatgtacaaaacaataacagtaacaaatacaaaaacaatagtacagtagcctgtagcaaattgagtgcaactacacaataacaatagcagctgtCCACCTAATCTATGAGATATGTGAGACTAGTCTGTGTCCACTGGCTACCCATTTAAAAGTCTAATGgctgaggggaagaaggagTTTCTTAGTCTGGAAGTCctgcatttcacactcctgTACCTCCGTCCTGAGGGCAGGAGTGTGAACAGTCCGTATTGTGGGTGGGTCAGGTCCTTAAGGATGGAGGCAGCTCTCCTGTGGACTCTGCGGTGGTAAATAGTCTGCAGAGAAGACAGTGGAgccctgatgatcttctcagcagtCCTCAACACTCTCTGCAAACGTTTGCAATCCCTCATTGTAGTGctgccataccacacagtgatgcagctggtcaagACGCTCTCAACAACACAGCTGTAGAAGTTGTTGAGGATCTTAGGTGATATGCCAAACCTCCTCAGCCTCCTTAGGAAGTACAGCCGCTGTTGTGCCTTCTTAACCAGCCGGGTGGTGTTAAGTGTCCAGGTGAGGTCCTCGCTGATGTGgacccccaaatatttaaagctgctcACCCTCTCCACTTCAAGCTCTTGGATAAACAGTGGTGagttctcctctctttcttcatgtccACTATCATCTCCTTTGTCTTGTCCGTGTTGAGGGTGAGGTTGTTGTCCTCACACCATGTCACAAGACTGGCCACCTCCCTCCTGTAGGCCGCTTCATCTCCGCCAGTGATCCGTCCTATCACTGCGGTGTCGTCGGCGAACTTCACGATGATGTTGTCCTTGTGGGAGGCGACACAGTCATGTGTGAACAATGTGTAGAGGATGGGACTGAGAACACATCCCTGTGGGGTGCCAATGTTTGTTACGATGGTGTCTGAGGTCCTATTTCCAATCCCGACAGACTGTGGTCTGCCAGTCAGGAAATCTAGGAGCCAGTCGCAGAGTGTGGGGTGTAGTCCAAGTGCAAACAGTCTGTGGGTGAATTTATGGGGATGACCATGTTGAAGGCGGAACTGTAGTCGATAAAGAGCATCCTGATGTAGATGAGAGAGGGAAATATGGAGGACAGCAGCAATGGCGTCTGATGTGGACCTGTTGGTCGGGTATGCATACTGCAGGGGGTCCAAAGTGTCTGGCATGCTGCTCTGAATGTGGGTCAGCACCACTCTCTCAAAACACTTCATAATGATTGGAGTGAGTGCTACTGGCCTGTAGTCATTCAGACAGGCTGGGGGGCTCTTCTTGGGAAGGGGGATGATGGTTGTGGTTTTGATGCAGGATGGGATGGGTTGGGATGGTGTTTTGACTGAGGGAGAGGTTAAAGATGGAAGTGAGTACATCAGCCAGTTCTGTAGCACTCTGAGGGCCCgcccaggaatgttgtctggccCTGCTGCCTTGCGGGGGTTGATCTTCCTCAGTGCTTTGTGTACCACAGCTGATGAGACAGTaggaggggggggggagggggattGGGTGGTCCGAGTGTGTGTGCCTCCTCTCTGTGTCGACGCTGGAGGTCTCGAAGCAGGCGTAGAAAGTGTTGAGGTCATCTGGCAGGCTGATAGTAGTGTTCGTGGTGGTCTTGTAGTCTGTGATGTGCTGCAGGCCTTGCCACATCCTTCCGGCGTCGGCAGTAGAGTAGAAACTGTCCAGCTTCTCTTTGTACTGTCTTTTAGCCGCTGTAATGGCTCTTCTCAGTCCGTACTTTGCAGCTTTGTATTCTGTCTCGTTGCCTGTTGTAAATGCAAAAGATCGAGCACGCAGCATGTGGCGTACCTGACTGTTTACCCAGGGCTTCTGGTTGGGGAACTTCCTGACTGAATGTTCACTGAATGTAAGACTGTGATTTTATGGCATTGTGTTCCTTGAAAACTGAAACCAAGGATTTCACATAAATCTTAAGGGCaaatttggaataaaaaaaaaaaaaacagttctacaACAGTGTGTTCTAGTGTTGAATATTAAGAGTGTTTTAcaacagtgtttcagtgttgaaGATAAAGAACGGTGTTCCACAACACTTTTTTAGTGTTGAAGATAAAGAACGGTGTTCCGCAACAGTTTTCTGTAAGTGTTCCACCATTGGTGTTCAAGTGAAAAAGGCAGCTAAAtagtttgttgtttttaacataTCCCAAGCTAGATAGAGATAGAAATGTTACTATTACTGTAATTCTTAGTGTGTTCATCATATTGTTTAGAAAATATTGCTTTATCCATGTAGAGTTCTACCAATTACTGTTCCCTGTGTAAATACAGTCTCTGCCCTATTTTTAATTGAAAGCTATTTGTTCAGGCACTAGAGTTAGTTTCACTTTTTCCAGGTAGCTTGAAGACTGAAATCAAAAtctgcacaaaaataaaaaagctggaGTTTTAAAATGTAACGAATTAGtctaaaatgtgtttgtggttagatgCAAAACTAACCAGAGTTCAGAgactaaaaacaacaacaaaaaaaaaccatagaTAATATTATAACCTAATACAGATAGCGCAGCTGAAATCCACAAGGCAAAGACAgacttttgttttgaaatatctCCAGTTTTGCATTCCCAATGTTCCCAGGCTCACACACGGGAGCGCTAGTGTTGGTCCAGCTACCAAGCTCTCTTTGGGACTGGCAGAAGATAAAGCTGACCTGCTGAAATGGTAagggtttttaaaatttttttaatgagtgcTAGGGAACAGTGCAATCCAGTGgctgtatttatacatatataaaattacaggTGTCTTATTTAAAGGTGtagtgagacagtgagaaggaaaaagaatCTCTGCATTCTGTTTACCGACGAGAAAGTAACGACAGGCACTTAGCTGGTCAAAACAAGGCCATCCAAGGAAGTGCGGACTGGATGAACTCCAAATACCCGCCTACTACCTATATCAGTGCACTACAAAGGGTTTAGCATCATGATTTCCGCGCCCGGTGGAGTGCACTGTGTGTTCACTAGTCGGTCATTTGGGACTCAGCCGCACCGTTGATTTGAATGGGTGTGGATCTCAGCGGTAACGTTAGCAAGATACTCAATGTACGCAAACTGGTCATTATGGGAAGTGTATCTCTAATggtgtctttttaaaaaacgaacaaaaaattgttttaaatacaAGTATTCATTAGCCAAATGTCCAAATATAATTCAGCTCTAGCATGTACGCTAACAACATTAAACTCGCTTAGCATAAGTTGCTAGCTGCTACAAGCAGTCAAAGCAATGCAGCAAAGTTAGcagactagctagctagctggacTCCGAGATAGAGTGagctatatatattttgttttgtggcATGAACGTGGAAAAATATGTGCAGGGGAAAGTTGGCAGAAACCCCGTGTTCGCTGAGGTCtgtggttagctagctagctgtcagACGGTGTCTGAGACAGTGTCAGGGCTGAACCTAAGGAACTTACACTGAATGCTGACTGGAGATGGTGTGTGTAAAtcaggttcacacacacattataacgGGAACTTACTAAAAGCAGGAAACAGCAGACTCTGACCTCTCAAAATGCTAAACAATCATGTCATAAGGAGGCCTTTCTGGGTCAGTTAGACTTAGGGTTGCCAGTTCTTTCCAGAGAAAAGCAACTGAAGCACGCTCAAAAGGTCGATAGAAGTCCCCCGGATGACGTCatgagctcatttgcatattcattggtcatcatgatcatttgcatatcgaATTACAGATTAGGGAATATGAAGCAGGAAATTTTTTTTGAAGACACTTTGAATAGAAGAGAATAAAGtagaatagaatttttttttatcagagtagaaaataatataatttatggTTAAtggtgctgttatactgaataccGGTGTGGCTGTGATTACATGCGGCCTCGTGCCTATGGcccgaatcacagccgtgctgatattcagtataacagcactcttgcttggACGATGTCGCTTTTCTGCAGCacttttataaataagaaattagtgttgagtaactgacatttcagataCAAATAATTTGTCTATTTTTGCTCCGTGAATGAAAAAAGATCCCGAAGAAGGCACACTCATTGATAACCcatcggctagctggctagctagctcacgatgatttgtacattcctgttaaaggtgcttctggtgaaaTTGACTtcacttcttccttttcatcttcatctgacaagctgTCACATTTTAAGTTAGAAGttacattcatgaaaaatgtattgtttgccatgtccactgatgtcgctaactctactgtagtaactgtttcagTGGGACTGCTGctagaagtggaattttatgtggagAAAACAGACAAGTGGAGGGATtcaaacagtgaaacatcccagtatGGTTATACCAAATATAAGCACACTTGGAATGCTGctcgtccaatcaaattagtggactggaactaatcAATCAATATCATaatgagcaagagtgctgttatagtgAATATCATCACAAATGTGATTCGGCCATAGTCACGCCAAACATGgccatttgtttatttttgctctgtcaaTGGAAATATtgcccaaagaagccacagatGGGTAGAGCGTTGTGTGTTGCCATGtccacacacagactgactgacagcccgtACTAAACATGGTAACATTTTCAGTGTAACAATCTGTTCTTAGaaatggaattttatgtagcaatcacagacaaacagagtgatataaacagtgaaatgtaccagtgctgttacactaaatatcagcacttttGGAACGCTACCTGTCCAGTGGACTGTACAATTttaaactgttgtataaaatttatttcttatagaaagaaaTCACCTTTGTTCTCGGCACCACAGACTAaccttttacacatttacaaaataccTTAACTTTTATCAAGGATGCACACAAAATGAAGCTGTGGTAGTGAGGAGTCGAGAAATAGACATGATATCATATTACTGTGAATATATCCAAGAAGTGAGTTGAAAACAAAGAATAAAGTGTGTGGGTGGGACAAACAAcagtgatgagtgattggtcattaggaacaatggtgatgagtgattggccattgggaacaatggtgatcagtcaTTGGTCATTGAGTGATTGGTGTGATCACtgagtgattggtcattgggaacaatggtaatgagtgattggtcattaggaacaatggtgatcagtgattggtcattgggaacaatggtgatcagtgatcacACAAGTACTACTCAGTCAAGCTTGACACGCTGGTGGTGAGTTGACCAAACCTGCTGTCTTCACTtgtataaccagcagctgtgatgtaaACTGGAGAGCCATATCGAGTACAGGACAGTCACTGAAGTCTGCTcaaaaagctctttttttttttttttttaaataaagtcactAAAGGAGTCTAAAAGTCACCAAATATAGCAAAAGTCTCTAAGTTGGTAACATTGTCCAGAGGAGTGTTATGGCATGAAATAATGATAACATAGTGTAAAAATATCACTGTTTCACAGCTTCTCTGTAATTTACGaccattaaataaacagaagctTCTGGagaacatgaaatgaaaaagataaTCTTTttcaaaaagatattttttcatagaaatatatttttgagaaaGACTCAACCATAAAATCTCTTACATTATCAGTATTTATCTCATTATTGTAATATCTGAAAGAGTGCATGGCTACAAGTTAAGGTGGagttttaagttaaaaaaaagaaagaaatcgtACAAAAATAGATAGTTGTTTCATTTAGTTCCGGTCAGCAATGCCATGTTCTACTGTGTGTTTGATAGCCATCGTGTATGATAATGTTACGAACCTGTTAGGAGTGGAAACAGGGGTAGCAATGAAACGTATTTACAGTAGTAGCGGATTACACATCTAGAGGGTTTGCAGTGCACTCGTGTCCCCTGCATGGAGAAATCGAGGTCGGTGTAGTATGATTTAGAGCGAGTTCATGAGAGCCACTGGAGTGAGGAACTtgatcaggttaaaaaaaaaaataaacaagaagaTGGTAATAGACgtaaatgcatttgaataaaCTGCAAAATTGTTCATCTGTAACAACTCTATTCTTCCATTTTTgatgaaataatgatttaaaaattctGAGTATCAGACGATACTTGATAATTGATCTGATCGTGATACCGTCTGTGTGACCGAGTGACTCACTAAATATTCTGTTGTGCAGTCAGATGCTCAACAATATCAGGTGGCTCCAAGATAAGATCTACCCACTGCTCAAGTGCATTATCAAGAAGAGGATACTATGAAAATTAGATTAGAAAATATGTCAATTCCAGCCTGATATCCATCATTTCAGACCAGTATTAGCCATGGCCAGTCAGTCATTTTCAGTACATTCTGATTAGGATTATTCAGTTTGAGTGATGTGTTTTAAAGAGTTCATAGTTCATatattataacatatataatatatatacttcATATAGTATAACAGAATCTTactgaagagagaaaacagactgGTCTCTTGGCATTTTTAATGTCCAAGTAACAAGCACTTGCTTTTTCAGACCATTACCTTAAGACAGAATAATAGTTAGTTAAATTCCTGTCTTCGAGATGCCTATTTGGGTAAACAGTGAATTAAAGGtctttctgaatgtgtgtgttattagccGTGCTTAGACTAAAGACAGAAtgtgattgttttttgttttgttttgttttgtttttgcttcccCCGCCCTAGAGTTTCCTCGGTGGTCTGTTTGGTCCTGTGTGTGAGATTGATGTCGTACTCAATGATGCCGAGAGCAGAAAAACAGCAGAGCTGAAGACAGAAGATGGGAAAGtggaaaaacattatttattttatgatggaGAGTCAGTTTCTGGAAAGGTGAGTCATTACCTCTCATTTCCTTACTAAGTGGAAAAAAGTTGGTGTTTTTCTCTGGTTGGTGTTGTGTGTACTTCTGAAAGGCTAATTATTATGTATCATTAGCCTTATATTTCTGCATATTAAAAGAATACTCCGACCTAATCTCTATCTACTGCATGTGTAGTTATGTGCAACTACACAGACAAGAATTTGGATACTCTTACCAACGTGTCTCTGATGGTTACACAGGAACCACAAATACTTCCTTTGAAAAATTAGGCCCATCTCTGAAAGGACAAACTATTCATATTTAGAGCTTACTTTACAAATATCTCTGGCCGATGAATTCATGAAAGTGCCATTTAAATGTGTATGAAATGCTTCAACAACTGctcttagacttccattataagtgagttgcCCTCTCAGTACAGAGAAACATTGAAATTTTTGTCCATGGTTATTTCACATACCCTATAATATGTGGTAGATAAGGTTAACTCCCTTAAGTCAAGTGTGCCAACATCTAACGTTTAAGCAAagcatttaaaagcatttttaaccCCGTGCTACACTAATAGTGGAGACaccttaaaaatattttctgctttctcaACTAAAGTCAGACCAAATACTACCCGTACATTCTTTCCAAAATCACATGGCATCTGTACTGCCTGTGGTCACCAGATTTTGAATTGTCAGCAAGGAAAATAGCTTGGCACAAATCAGTCAGGACTAATAGTGCTGACACGAGCAACTTGACTGAATCACATGATCACTTGGTCTACCCTGCCATAAGAAAAGTCTGGCTGGATCTGAGTGGGTGAACTTGTGACGTGTCAGAATTTAACCATTAAAATCTTTCTATGTTTCTGTATTATTTATGCTGTTAGCATGGAGCTGTTCTGTCCACCAACATCCACTAGGTtatttgtggtaaaattctggtAAAAAGCCTGTTAGGATTGGCACCTCTGCTTAAGGAAAGTTAGATAAATGTTCTGAAAACTAAAATCTAAACGGAGAGTTTTGCTGTATATTCTAGTTTTTTTTAGATTGAATGGTATTCATTAAACTAGTAGTTAGTATATTTAGTAAACAATTTGTTTTCCCTTTAAATGTTTCACAGATGATGAAGTTATATAAAATGAGCATGTCATCATAAAAATTGATGATGAAGTAATAAGTTAAtgaaaaaacaatcaacaacaacaaaaaaaaccacaataatTTCTGTTTCCCCACAAGGTAAACCTCAGCGTAAAACAAAGTGGCAAGCGGCTTGAACATCAGGGAATTCGGATAGAGTTTGTCGGACAGATTGGTGAGTCACATCAACACACAGTTTCATGCAGTATATAGTGGGATAACGTTAAACATGATCAGTTATTGCTCTACTGCTGAACGTGTCTGTGCTGTAAATTGTACTGCAGAAGGCTTAAGAAAGCATGTGGTTGTCAcatgggcagagagagagagaggaggggagagcAAAGGAGCAAGTGCTCCCCTTTCTGTGTAAAACAAGCACACAGTAGCCTGCTCAGAAATTGCTGTCTAATTGCACTATAAATGTTTGCTTCTTAATAGTGCTCATTTCCCAAAAGAGATGTAGTGATGTTTCAAACAGCATTTACCTTCAGCACTGCGATGCAGTCAtacctttttttaattcctgtGTTGTCACGTAGAACTGTTCAGTGATAAAAGCAACACACACGAGTTTGTGAACCTGGTGAAGGAGCTTGCTCTTCCAGGAGAGCTGACCCAGAATCGCAGCTATGACTTTGAGTTCATGCAAGTGGAGAAGCCATACGAGTCCTATGTTGGAGCTAATGTGCGACTGAGGTTTGTCTTATTTTTAAGCTATGATTCAAACATGTTTTGGTAAATTAAACATCTAATATTAGTTGTCAACctatacatttacagcatttgagAGATGTTGTTATTCGGAGCGACTAGTGCTTTGTATTCAGCAGACTCTCATGCTAGTGCAAATAGACCAGTATCTAAGAGCAGTTAATATGAGAGTTAATACAGCAAAGAACAGTACAGGTCTAGTGTAATTTTTGATGTGTAGAGTTAAGGCCCACTTaagtgaagaggtaggtctttagtcttcTTTTGAACACATCCAGTGACTTAGCTGTTCAGAGAGGCAGAGGAAGTTTGTGTCTATTCAGGTCTTTTACCCTTTTCCTTTTTACTGATGTAAGAACATTCTCCCTTCACATGTACAGTGGGAGGGATCTGAATAATGGTGGCTGATAATGGCTCATCAGAAAAGGAGAgattatactgtacatgctgacacatttaaatgtgattttttttttttttttttttttttttttttaaaaacaggtaTTTCCTCAAAGTAACCATAGTGAGAAGGCTTTCTGATTTGGTCAAGGAGTATGACCTAATTGTCCATCAGCTTGCCACCTACCCAGATGTCAACAATTCCATCAAGATGGAAGTGGGCATTGAAGACTGCCTTCACATAGAGTTTGAGTACAACAAGTCCAAGTAAGTTACCTTATACATCAAAGACCTTTACTGACGTTATGGATGTGTTGCAAAGTTTTGAAGAGCTGTTCACTGACTGCTTTAATGAGCTTAATGTAGGTGAAAAaactttttcagtgttattgATAAATTCTGAAGTAACATTAGTCTTCTTACTTTCCAACAGATACCACCTAAAAGATGTAATTGTGGGTAAAATCTACTTTCTACTAGTTCGAATCAAAATCCAACACATGGAGCTTCAGCTAATCAAGAAAGAAATGACAGGAATTGGTGAGATCTgatgtggattaaaaaaaaaaaagatactttaCAGTCTTTTGGGATGACAGTATTGGAATATTCTCACTGTCTTTTTCTCGCTGTATAGTTCAGCGTTGTGAAATTCCATACTAAGTCATATGACATTCCTCTGACAGGGCCGAGCACAACTACAGAGACAGAAACTGTGGCTAAGTATGAGATTATGGATGGAGCACCAGTGAAAGGTAAGCTTGACTTGAATGTAGCAAAGACATTACTGTTTTgtgaaaagatttatttaaattgattcTAAAACACAAAAGTGTTTTGCAGATaatgttcatttgttttattgtgaaTTGTAGTTGCATTAATAGAAAGGTAGCACTTTGTGCATGTGGACATTAACAGTTATTATATAGTTATTTTCTGAGCTCTGTGGTGCTTCTTTTTTAACTTAATGTTATGATTAAGTAATGGTCAGAGTGATGGGGGGAAAATATACTGACAAAGACACAGATAGCAAATACCTTCACTTATAGAACATTGTGTTGTTTGCATTGTAGTGTGATGGGAATTTTGTCTCACCTATGAACTGTTGTCTATTTGCTAGGTGAGTCCATACCCATACGCCTCTTCCTGGCCGGCTATGACCTCACAGCTACAATGAGAGATGTAAACAAGAAGTTCTCTGTGAGGTACTTCCTAAATCTGGTGCTGGTGGATGAAGAGGACAGGAGATACTTCAAACAGCAGGTAAAACATCTCAGTATTTAGGCCAATTGATTGACTATTATTGACTGTTCAGTCAtccaattcattttcattatctaGTAGTATTAAGCCAAGACAATTGGTCTTGTGCTATAATCTTCAACTAACTGACTTGTGTTCCCTGGTTGAAGAGCGAAATGTTTTCATGTGGATATAAATGCAGCTCTCTACTTTAGAAAATGAAGTTTAcctgtttattttctaaatCAGGAGATTGTTTTGTGGCGAAAAGCCCCTGAAAAGCTCAGAAAACGCAACTTCCACCAGCGTTATGAGTCCCCAGAGTCACGACCGAGCCTTTCTGCTGAACAGCCTGAAATGTGAGCAAGCAGCCAGCCATGGACACGTTTCCGCAGTGGCCAATCACAGGAGAGGAGAGCAAATCccaccaaacatctccacctccaCTCCTCGCAGCTTGCGGTGATCGGCTGTGTCTGTGCCTGCCTTCGCTGTGTCCACTCCGCCGTCCACAGCAACCAGTTTGTTAGCATTTAAGGACTTCTTCCACACTATAGAAAGCACTGGAACAGAAGTTACTATGTAAAATCCTGTAGTACAGTTTGGGGCTTGCACCCTTCAATAGAAGAAGATTTTTAAAGCACTTGCTAGTTTTTGAAGCTCCAGATAGATCAATGCCATCCAggatataaaagtatatatattttacttgaCTTCACTTTAGAGAGGATACCACTGCATGCTGGCTGATTGAAatcaatttttgtttattagagGTGAATGTTGGCTGTGGACTCATTGTTCAACAGTcaagaaatgaaatgtgttcTGCGTGTACCCAGGCCACAGTGCCATACCAATTTTTGCAATCACattactatgtaaaaaaaaaaaaaaaaaaaaaaaaactatttaacttATTTAGCATCTAATCTTTAGACCTTTACTGCAATAGATAAATTCTCCATATTGTAattactttttggaaaaatgaaagatatatatatagcattaaaatattcaaaaattttTTTGCACGAGGCTTTGGATTTAAAACTGTTCAGAATGATGAGTTTTCCTTTAGGATGGAATTACGTGTGCAGCTTGTGAAATGTACAGCCCATGGGGTCTAGATGGTTATGTTCAGAGTTAGCCACATAGAATGGCACACTtaaatattcttatttttatttcttaacttGTTGATATCACTCAATCCCATAGCAGACCTATATACAGGCTGCACTGCTTTTCATTTTAGAGTATTAACTGTTTCCCTTTTTTGAATATCACATGCAGCCATTTCATCCATTTGTTTCAATGTACAAGTGACCATAAGCTTCTGATGAAATGAGTCATGTTTGTTGCATGACCTATTCAAGGTTCCGGTATAACAAAGTGTTCATCAAATTTTCATTCTGTCGCTAATGTGCAATGTGCCGGTTTTCTCTAGGACGGTGAGAAAATACATTCCTTTGGATGTTGATTTACCAGCATATAAGCCATTAGGGTTATGATATGAACAATACTCATGTTTATAAGTTAAACAGTACTATAGGAATGGCATTTCCCACCTACAATGGCTGCTGCAGTAATGCATTACAAAATATTAGAAATGGagtgaagcaggtgaaaaatTAGTTGTTAGTGGACCttgaaaaaatgtacatatcCAGCCTTGATATGTTTATCtgtcaaataaaaatgcaagtTTATACTGGTAAACAAATTTGTCTGTATTTTGGCATTTTACATGCAACTACACCATCAGTCAACCCTGTGGGATAgatgtggattaaaaaaaagtttaatataGTGTTCTTTAATTGTGTTGGATAACTTTTTGGGCTTATACAGAGAATTAAGACTCCACAGTTTCATGGTCTGAAATACCTACTACACACTAAACATACTATTGTTACATACAGATAAtgtacacatcaaacatcaaaatgggggaAATGTGTTCTCAGTGGCTTTGACCATGACAAAAgccatccagtgagcagcagttctgcagatggtGATGAGAGcactcagaggagaatggcctcAATGGTACGAGCTGACATGAAGACAttatagccactctttacaactgtggcgagcagaaaagcatctcaggacacACAACGCGGCGAACATCGTagactccggagcagggtctaaccagcacaactggtacgtaccgtgacgtaagtagacgttcattggccaaacgcgtacgaaaacgccctcacccgccatgatttaaaacgccgtgtaaacatactgtagtgtcagcttatttcgcaagtatggaaaacagcgatagatggacgcgagacacaacaaaaacacagctccgattcacagcgtcctccatcctccggttgtttatgttgttcttctttgtttccg
This sequence is a window from Pangasianodon hypophthalmus isolate fPanHyp1 chromosome 3, fPanHyp1.pri, whole genome shotgun sequence. Protein-coding genes within it:
- the vps26a gene encoding vacuolar protein sorting-associated protein 26A codes for the protein MSFLGGLFGPVCEIDVVLNDAESRKTAELKTEDGKVEKHYLFYDGESVSGKVNLSVKQSGKRLEHQGIRIEFVGQIELFSDKSNTHEFVNLVKELALPGELTQNRSYDFEFMQVEKPYESYVGANVRLRYFLKVTIVRRLSDLVKEYDLIVHQLATYPDVNNSIKMEVGIEDCLHIEFEYNKSKYHLKDVIVGKIYFLLVRIKIQHMELQLIKKEMTGIGPSTTTETETVAKYEIMDGAPVKGESIPIRLFLAGYDLTATMRDVNKKFSVRYFLNLVLVDEEDRRYFKQQEIVLWRKAPEKLRKRNFHQRYESPESRPSLSAEQPEM